A region from the Geobacillus vulcani PSS1 genome encodes:
- a CDS encoding peptidoglycan-binding protein, protein MKPSHVIFAAAMASAFFLAPDDSQAVEWKKGMSSPEIKQLQQRLKEKGFFTYPRATGYFGSITEEAVKAFQRAMNLPVTGIVDDATYTKLKSAPASNDMLALGSRGAAVSDLQRWLKRLGYFHYPQITGYYGAVTADAVKRFQRANGLPATGRADRATLERLKQKATSQLAASSDVLTIGDRGDVVRKLQQQLQQLGYFTHSDITDYYGVLTADAVRRLQRDNGLPVTGVLDNQTAALLERAVKAKTTPHAPIERERSVIRLSIGALGEDVKRIQTKLKELGYFLHSEATGYYGVATADAVRRFQQAAKLPATGVVDSETYERLIGQAPAAKLDVIELVADAAELLGAPYVWGGDTPEEGFDCSGFIFYLFQQQGVTVPRTVALMWNAGASVSAPEVGDIVFFATTTNSPSHAGIYIGNGQFIHSGASTGVTISRLDQSYWKQRYLGAKRLF, encoded by the coding sequence GTGAAACCGAGCCATGTCATCTTCGCCGCCGCCATGGCTTCAGCTTTCTTTCTTGCACCGGATGACAGCCAGGCGGTGGAATGGAAAAAAGGCATGAGTTCCCCTGAAATCAAACAGCTCCAGCAGCGCTTGAAAGAAAAAGGCTTTTTCACATATCCGCGAGCGACGGGCTACTTTGGCTCCATTACCGAAGAAGCGGTCAAAGCGTTCCAACGGGCGATGAACTTGCCGGTCACCGGCATTGTCGATGACGCCACCTACACGAAGCTCAAAAGCGCGCCTGCCTCAAATGACATGCTCGCTCTCGGTTCCCGCGGGGCGGCCGTCAGTGATTTGCAGCGCTGGCTGAAGCGGCTCGGCTATTTTCACTACCCGCAAATCACCGGCTACTATGGCGCAGTGACAGCCGATGCCGTGAAGCGGTTTCAGCGGGCGAACGGGCTTCCCGCCACCGGGCGGGCGGATCGGGCGACGCTTGAGCGGTTGAAGCAAAAAGCAACAAGTCAGCTGGCCGCGTCATCTGACGTGCTGACGATCGGTGACCGCGGCGACGTCGTCCGCAAGCTGCAGCAACAGCTCCAGCAGCTCGGGTACTTTACTCATTCGGATATCACGGACTACTACGGGGTGCTGACGGCCGATGCTGTCCGCCGCCTTCAACGTGACAATGGTCTGCCCGTAACGGGGGTCTTGGACAATCAAACTGCCGCCCTCCTCGAGCGCGCGGTGAAAGCGAAAACAACCCCGCATGCACCGATCGAGCGCGAACGCTCGGTGATTCGCCTCTCGATTGGCGCGCTCGGTGAAGACGTCAAGCGCATCCAGACGAAGCTGAAAGAGCTCGGCTACTTTCTCCATTCCGAGGCTACGGGATACTACGGCGTCGCCACCGCCGACGCCGTCCGCCGTTTCCAACAAGCGGCCAAACTCCCCGCGACCGGCGTCGTTGACAGCGAAACATACGAGCGTCTGATCGGACAAGCCCCTGCGGCGAAACTGGACGTCATCGAACTCGTCGCCGATGCGGCTGAGTTGCTCGGTGCCCCATACGTTTGGGGCGGCGATACGCCGGAAGAGGGATTTGACTGCAGCGGCTTCATTTTCTACCTTTTCCAGCAACAAGGCGTCACCGTGCCGCGCACCGTCGCTTTGATGTGGAATGCAGGCGCATCGGTTTCCGCCCCGGAAGTCGGCGACATCGTCTTTTTTGCCACGACAACCAACAGCCCATCGCACGCCGGCATCTATATCGGAAACGGTCAGTTTATCCATAGCGGCGCCTCGACCGGCGTCACGATCAGCCGCCTCGACCAATCGTATTGGAAACAGCGGTACTTGGGGGCGAAGCGGTTGTTTTAG
- the ssb gene encoding single-stranded DNA-binding protein — protein MRRHMINQVVLVGRLTKDPELRYTAEGAAVATVTLAVARNFRNAEGGIDADFVPCVLWRKTAEHTANYCRKGSMVAVMGRIQTRRYEKKDGQRVYVTEVVAESVQFLHSGKKPEWPEHV, from the coding sequence ATGCGCCGACACATGATCAACCAAGTCGTGTTGGTCGGCCGGTTGACGAAAGATCCCGAGCTTCGCTACACGGCCGAAGGGGCTGCCGTCGCGACTGTCACGCTGGCGGTGGCGAGAAATTTCCGCAACGCGGAAGGGGGGATTGACGCCGATTTCGTTCCATGCGTTTTATGGCGGAAAACGGCGGAACATACCGCCAATTATTGCCGAAAAGGATCGATGGTAGCGGTGATGGGGAGGATCCAAACGCGCCGCTACGAAAAAAAAGACGGTCAACGCGTCTATGTCACCGAAGTCGTCGCGGAGTCCGTCCAATTTCTTCACTCTGGAAAGAAACCCGAATGGCCAGAGCACGTATAG
- a CDS encoding helix-turn-helix domain-containing protein yields MTNLGETLKQLRKQRRWTQEELAEQLNVSRSQISKWENGSLLPDVQSLEKLCQLFDVSADFLLGGETRQRELLREVTDMYGTADVHETALAALDYLLQNREMSEVVYALAKLPDKKRKHVETMIITIVKECSELI; encoded by the coding sequence ATGACAAACCTCGGAGAGACGCTCAAACAACTGCGGAAACAACGGCGCTGGACGCAGGAAGAGCTGGCCGAGCAGTTGAACGTATCGCGTTCACAAATCAGCAAATGGGAAAACGGCAGCTTGCTTCCGGATGTGCAGTCGCTTGAGAAGCTGTGCCAGCTGTTTGATGTGAGCGCCGATTTTTTGCTTGGCGGCGAAACGCGCCAACGAGAGCTATTGCGCGAAGTGACGGACATGTACGGAACGGCGGACGTACACGAAACAGCGCTCGCGGCGTTGGATTACTTGCTTCAGAACCGGGAGATGAGCGAAGTCGTGTACGCGCTTGCGAAGCTGCCGGATAAAAAGCGGAAACATGTCGAAACGATGATCATAACGATCGTGAAAGAGTGCTCCGAGCTCATTTAG